In the genome of Falco naumanni isolate bFalNau1 chromosome W, bFalNau1.pat, whole genome shotgun sequence, one region contains:
- the LOC121080502 gene encoding uncharacterized protein C18orf25 homolog isoform X4, which produces MKMEAVGKAEELVDSEVPPKTSEKQETAPDEDGLIELETQTQKDNVPTAADSAVLSSMPCLLMELRRDSSESQLASTESDKPPGGRVYESDSSNHCMLSPSSSGHLADSDTLSSTEDNEPCHAEAAVEGDPSVVSGAAAGRKSRRSRSESETSTMAAKKNRQSSDKQNGRVTKVKGHRSQKHKERIRLLRQKREAAARKKYNLLQDSSTSDSDLTCDSSTSSSDDDEEVSGSSKTITAEIPAGFSRAGGSGGATREIPGLLDRGTVWDRNYIGNILEEAMNCFAEMQRQTEEKFRMWIEKLTRLDTDEESKQLEPREPKIQLLGQRIPPTTQSGAFIQMPDSQILSQQSFNSYVGYQNIDATLEFPATFNNNFPPIFPENGNITEPDLNQS; this is translated from the exons ATGAAGATGGAGgcagtgggaaaagcagaagaacTTGTTGATTCAGAAGTTCCACCaaagacttctgaaaagcaagagACTGCTCCTGATGAAGATGGACTTATAGAACTGGAGACGCAAACTCAGAAAGATAACGTGCCCACTGCAGCAGACTCTGCAGTGCTCTCTTCGATGCCTTGCTTACTGATGGAACTGAGGCGAGACTCCTCGGAGTCTCAGCTAGCATCTACGGAGAGTGATAAGCCACCGGGTGGTCGAGTTTACGAGAGTGACTCTTCTAATCATTGTATGCTTTCCCCTTCTTCCAGTGGGCATTTGGCTGACTCAGATACATTGTCTTCCACAGAAGACAATGAGCCCTGTCACGCTGAAGCTGCTGTAGAGGGAGACCCTTCTGTGGTgtctggggctgcagctgggaggaaaTCCAGGCGATCCAGGTCCGAAAGTGAAACTTCAACAATGGCTGCCAAGAAAAACCGACAGTCTAGTGATAAGCAGAATGGTCGAGTTACCAAGGTAAAAGGTCATCGAAGccaaaagcacaaagaaagaaTCCGGCTCTTAAGACAGAAACGGGAAGCAGCTGCTCGCAAGAAGTACAacctgctgcaggacagcagtaCCAGTGATAGTGACCTGACGTGTGACTCAAGCACGAGTTCCTCAGATGATGATGAAGAGGTTTCAGGGAGCAGCAAGACAATCACTGCAGAGATACCAG CTGGCTTCAGTCGTGCTGGGGGATCTGGAGGAGCGACCAGGGAAATTCCAGGATTGCTTGACAGGGGCACCGTGTGGGATAGGAACTACATAGGCAATATCCTGGAAGAGGCCATGAACTGCTTTGCCGAGATGCAGAGGCAGACAGAGGAGAAATTTCGCATGTGGATAGAAAAGCTAACCCGTCTTGACACagatgaagaaagcaagcaactGGAGCCCAGGGAACCTAAAATTCAACTACTTGGCCAAAGAATCCCCCCTACCACACAGTCAGGGGCTTTCATACAGATGCCTGATAGCCAAATACTTTCACAGCAGTCGTTTAATTCTTACGTGGGCTATCAAAATATCGATGCTACGCTAGAGTTTCCAGCGACTTTTAATAACAATTTTCCACCTATCTTTCCAGAGAATGGGAATATTACAGAACCTGATCTGAATCAATCATAA